The genomic region agaagaaaaaatgattcagATTCAAGGTGACTCACGGAAAGTTTGAGATATTGACGATTCAAAGTCAATGCTTTGAACAACCATGCAGGTACGTATGATGCTTTTCAGACATTGAGCGTTCCATGTCGTCGATGTGATGACGCGTCTTTTTGCTGATTAATCTAGCCTTGGTTGAAGACCGATAATGACTTAATGACTTCCAATTGTTTTGCCTCTTGTGGCAAAGATTCAGCCTCGTATAAATCATTGAATTTAAAGGGAAATTGTATTTAATTACACTTATTTACATTCTCGAGTATCAAAACACTCTGAGTAGATAATCATTGAATTCAAAGAGCGTGAGCATCTCAGGACTGACGTGAGAAACGTAAATGAAAGACTAGATGACCGAtgaagatttctttttaaacgcTGTGCTCTTCGAGGCGCATTTCGTGTTCCATCGTCTCAACAACATGACAAATTGCCCTTGCGCATTTTGCGGACTAAGGTCATCTGTTTTTACGTTCCAAAGGTAGAAGTTAACGAGGCACTCCACGCATAAATGGGATGGAACGGGAGAACTCAAAAGATACAACCTCTTGTGGTTGGGATGACTCACTCCACCTTCTGCAACATCAAGAGTTCACGCCGATCATCCAGCTAGGCAAGGCTATATAAGCTACAGCGTTCCCCACAATCTTATGCGGCCCGTTTTGTTCCAAACATTTTGCTTAGGAAAGCTCGTCACGTTTGCCTTACATACAAATTACAGAGCGAAGATGGCAAAGCTTGGCTTATTCCTTTTCATCGTTGCTTTATCGAATCAAACCAGTTTAGCTTGTAACGATGATAAAGACGAGCAGTTACCTGGTACATGGCGAGAGCTGAATGATTATTGGGTACGTTCGTATGGATTACCTCCCCACACTTTCGATCCTCCTTACCACCAGCAAGCCTCCCCTCCAGGTATTTAATTCATGGGAATTTAAAGCCATCAAAAGTTACGTGCTTTATCTTttccttcatttcttttagaaCCAGCAATTTCATATCAGGGGCGATCATCCTTGAACCGAGCTAATTCTAACACCAAGCCatttaaaaactatttcaTTAAGAGTAAGTATACAGCAATCAGTCATCTGTATACGCTCGAAGGGAGGgttgatttcgtttttcttttgcaacaGAGAACGCTGATGGCAAAGCAAGTGGACGTTTTGCTTTCGGTGGTTTGAAAGCTTCGCTAATCAACACGGGCCTCTTCAACAACAGATTCACGCCGGCCAACACGTTCAGGCCACTCCAAGGACTCGGCAAACAATCACCTGTCGTTTTGAATCCTAATTTCGATAACCTTCTCACCACGTTCGATGGATGTACAGCACCCAATGGCGAATCCGGAATCTGCGCTCCAGGAAACATCTGCTCTCTGTTCGGTGGCCGGCCCAGTGGTTCCTGCATCCTGGGCAAAGTTTGTTGCATCAGTAGGGGAACTCCAGAACAATTCAACTTAATCGTTTAAAGTCTAACACATAAAAAGCATTTCTTTATTTGGACGGTGTTTAAATATAGATGTGGTTCCATCATGTGGTGGAACTGCCACCCTTAACAACACATACTGGCAATCTCCTGCAATCCTTAGCGCTCCTTCGACGTGCACGTTAACTGTCAAGCTGGACGCGACATTTGTAGAGCAAAAGAAACCCATCTGCCAACTTCGGTAAGCGTTAAATGTCGAAAACTTTAAGCcgcaattcatttttgtttatgtaGATTAGACTTTGTTTCATTCACCACTTCACAGCCGACAGCTGGAACTTGCACGGACACATTTCAAGTGAGCGGATCGACTAATATAGCACCGATTATCTGTGGGGACAATGACGGGCAGCACAGTAAGCAACATTGAATGTCCATATCGGGACTAATTTAACGTattagattttattttatagtgTACCTTGATGTCCCATCATCACTCAATGGTCCTACCAATGTCCGCCTTATGTTCAACTTTGCAGCTGGATCTGGCAACAGTCCACGTACGTGGAACATTAAAATCGCAATGCTTCCGTGCGGAGCAAATTACCTCGGTAATTCATTTCATATTCACAGAAACAAACGAGATCAACTCTTGTACTTTAAAAACATAACCCATAGCTCCGAGGGATTGCCTCCAATATTACACATCGGCTACTGGTATAATTAAATCGTTTAACTGGCGAGATATCGCTGAAGTTGCTACTCGCCAACTCAACAGCCAAAACTACAACATTTGCTTCCGGACCGAGGAAATGGATAAACAGGTCTTgcaattattttctttcctttcccaACACGCATTTGAACGGGgccttttttggggggatgCATAGATTGCAAGCCGGATGTGTCTGATGCCATGTACGATAACGAATGGAGGCGACGCGTTCTCCATTACGTCTGTGCCGGGCAATCTTGCTAATTCCGCCGTGGGAACAACAGGCCCAAATCCAATACCTCCACCGGTAGCTACAGTTGCAGTTTGCCTGTACGATTTCTTGCTGATTGCGCAAGGTACAGACCCAATCACTGGCCTCGTTGCTGACCGGTTCTGCGGCAATCAACTGAATCCGATTCCGAACGGCGCGGCAGTCAGCGTCACAGTTTGCAGTAAGTTTGGTCGGGCAAATTTTTGGAGGGACTTTGGTTTAATATACTTGCATTTATTGCAGCTCGAATTCAACCTTTCAAGCTGACCTATCAGACCGATAACACCGAAGGCGCTGTGTTTGCCAATAATCAGGGAATCATTATTCCGGCATTTGGCGATGCGGGAAATGTGGGCTTCTGTCTTGATTTCCAACAGAGAATAAATTAAAGGAGAAATGTACTTGGGCTACACCGTGTGTCAGGATAATTGATAACATGcaaataaacggaaaaaaaaacaaaaaaacaaatattgtgTTTGCGGATGCACTGACGATAGTAATTTACACATACTAGCCAAAGATGATGTCCCGATTACaatacattttcaaatgaaaacgttGCAACTCTTTGGACGTGCATACGCATGTTTCGCGTGATGGATTAACGTCAGCTTCATCGGTTACATAACACCGGACATTTTCGATAGCCCAAATAAAGAAGTACCATGTGAACTACAGAAGCTATTTGTATACCGAACGTAACTTTTAACATAAGGGCTGTTACATTGCAAGTGGGAATTAACTTTGCGCAACGCGATACTGAGACAAGTCAGCTCCGatgtaatgaaagaaaaacaggtcCGAAACGTTGTTTTAGGTGCGAAAACAATTTATTtcataacaacaaaaactttttataATGGCAATTAATAGTTGGCAAatcattgaaaataatttaagcCTGAAACAATATTTCATATCATAATTTTCAATGTACTCTAAAGAGTTGTCACGCCTTCCTGGCCATTTAGGAAAATCCagtggaaaaaaatgtcgtATTGCACCACCCTTCACCAGAAGAATGCCATGTTAAAATCAGACAAGACATGGGCTAGCGAAATAACACTAAAGCAAATTCTCGGATCCACATTTGGCTCGTTTAGTTTGTCCTGTGCTGGAAATCGAGGCAGAAACCTACGTTGTCAGGTGCATCTGCGGCCGCTGCAATTATGGCAAGCGGAGCATTGGCAGCAATCGCTGCTTCAGTGCCGTCAGTCCGGTAGGAAAGCATAAACGGTCTGATTCGAGCTAATGACGTTCAACATTtagttttaattaaaaaacaaggaaGCTGTGATTAAAGTATTTCCCCGTGACTTACTGCAAACGGTGACACTGGCTGCGTTTCCACCTGGAATTGGGTCCAATTGGTTTCCGCAATAGCGGTCGGCAGCTAAACCGGTGGCTGGATTGAAACCGCCGGCGATGAGAAGGAAATCGTACAGGCAAAGAGCCTGCGTGCCTGCATTATTGGTAGCACCCACTGCGGAAAGCAGTGCGGCTGCTGCGGCCGCAGCTATTTCGGCTGGCGTAGGTGCGAGAGGGTTGCCAGGTGCCGCCGCAGGCGGCCGTGTGGTCAGCGAGAAGGCGTCTCCACCATTCGTCACTGTACAGGTGGAAAAGCACACCTGGTTTGAGAGCTGTGTAATGTACGACAGAAGTTTAGATAGATGCGGAATCAATGCGGATGAAAGAGGATGGAAACGAACCTGTTTGTCGATTTCTTCAGTCCTGAAACAGATGTTGTAATCTTGATTGTTTAGTTGACGGGTAGCGGGTCCTGGAGTGTCTCTCCAGTTAAACGATCTAACCACTCCGGTGGATGACATGTAGTACTGGAGGCAATCCTTGGGAGCTGTAGTTTAacaattgattttcatttgactGTAATTTCATTGGAATGGTATTTAGGGAGTGCGGTTTAACTTACCAAGATATGAGGCTCCGCACGGCAGCATGGCGATTTTGATGTTCCACGAACGTGGAATAGTTCCCGTTCCAGCAGCAAAGTTGAACATCAATTGGACATCGGTAGCTTTAGCAGCTGATGATGGGACGTCGAGATAAACTAAACGCAAAGGATTAAATCAAACGGGCAACTTTGGCTATCTATCTCTTcgcgttaaattttgatttatgtCACTAACTAACTTACTGTGCTGCCCATTGTTGTCACCACAGATAACAGGCACTCTATTCGTGGATCCTCCGACTTGAAAAGTGTCTGCGCAAGTGCCGGCTACCGGTTGCGCGGTCGTGAACGAAATGAAATCCAAGCTGAAACCGCGATTGGATTCATTATTTTAACtgctcttttttaaaacacataATTTCAACGTACCGAAGTTGACAAATGGGTCTCTTTTGTTCAACGAATTTGGCATCCAATTTAATCGACAACGAACATGTAGTGGGAGCGCTAATCGTAGCCGGTGATTGCCAGTACGTGTTGTTCAACGTGACGGTACCACCGCACGCAGTTATCGCGTCTGTTTCAATGAAATTAATAATCGCTATCAGAAATCCTTTAGCAACGTCAGGTAATGTGTAAACTTACTAATGCAGCAAACTTTTCCCAGAACGCAGGCGCCGCTAGGTCGACCCCCGAACAGCGAACAGATGTTTCCTGGAGCGCAGATTCCGGATTCGCCATTGGGCGACGTGCATCCATCGAATGTTGAGATTGGGTTCTCGAACTCGGGATTCAAAACGACGGGCGACCTGGTGCCCAGCCCTTGGAATGGTCTGAACGTGTTGGCCGGCGTAAATCTGTTGTTGAAGAGGCCCGTGTTGATCAGAGAAGCCTTCAAACCACCAAGAGCAAAACGCCCCTGCGCCTGGTTTTCGTAATCATCATTGTCTAATcgattcaaattgaaattagTTTGATAAAGATTTGTTGACAGAAGGCTAAACTTGATTGTACTCACAGTTGCTGACATAAGCTTTGAAAGGTTCGATGTTAAATTTTGGTCTGTTAAGACGGCTACGTCCTTGATATGGAACGACAGGTTCTGAAATAGAAAATCCAGTGTCAAAACGTTAAAGGGATTTGGATTAGCTAAAGTTTAAATACCTGGTGGAACAAAAGGGTTTTGTTGGTAGTATCGCGAGTCAAATGTGTTGGGAGTGTATCCGTACGCACTGGCCCAATACTCATCTGAATCTTGTCTCACTGTCGCGAATTGTTCATCGCGGCTAGTATCGTCACAAGCACGACTTAAATTAGTGAACGCTAACAAGACGAACAGGATAAGATTGAGCTTCAACATCTTTGCCAACGAACACAAATCTTTGCACTCTGGCTGTAATGAAATCATTGCGCTTTTATATACGCCAGGAGGTTGTACTTTTGGACTTCTAGGTACTTGAAACTTCTTTCAACAGCCAATGGTTGCCAACTGTTAATAATCGGTACTGCTATATGCCGTCCTTGAATTCAAGCGTTGACCTGCCTGGTCGAAAAATGGGCTCTTATTCATCTTGCACTTTGTTTATCCGCCTATCATTATATTCCACAGATTCCGTGTGTCATAATCAATTATATTTCCCAAAATCGTGCATCCTCCTTCGTGCCACTAACCCTCTCCTACGGTTATCATTTTAACATTATTAAATTTCCATTTCGTGCAGCACGTATATAGTGAGCAACTATAGTTCCCTACGCTCTGGCTTAATGATCCACTTATACACTGaatcccgttttttttaaatcgaattGCGAATTGCGAAATAAAAAGGCGTTTGTTCCCTCCACCACACGCATAGCAAACATATTGTTACAAAAACGACAAGTAAACGAAATTCGACATTCTCGTTCGTGAAGTTCTCCGGTCATCCTTTCCCAATGCATTTTGCAGCGTTCATCAAGGTGATAAGACGAGGTCAAACCCAGACCAGAAACGATGGAGTCTGTTATTGTTTGATGGTTAATTCGCATTGCAATAGCCATCGCATAAAATAATGCTCATCGAATGATGTGCAGCACCCTATCAATCACGATAAGTGGGCGATAGTTGCACGAAGTGCCGCGCCTTAATCTGACCCTAATCTAAACCTaaccctttattttttattattttttttattgcattttaAATGGCCATGTTGAGGTGACGCATACGCCACTCACTTAAAACTGGGAGATCCCGGCCAGCACAACACGGAGTTCAAAGTGAAAACTCGAAAGAAACGCATTTAAGACCTTAAGATTAAGGTTTCAGGAGATTTAAGTTTGCTCAACGAGGTAGATACATTTGTGCTATCCAAGTCGAATAATTATGTTTGAATCGCACGAATTATTGATTGGTTGTTTCACCTCGCAATGCTTACGACGTTTCACAGAGGCGTTCCGCACGATGGTGATCCGTCATGACTTGTAACATTTTAAACGCCTCATGGTATTTTCGTGAAATTCACAATAGCCAAATCATTTCTTGAATATACAGTGCCCTCAGCGGCACAAGGATCCGGTAGAGCGATGCGGAGCTTGGGTAGTGAGAATTGTGGTTGTCAATTAAAGCTGGATGGCGTTCATCGCAAAAGGATGATGTGCTTTACTACACGaaaacttttcaaaaaatttccgCAATATTTTCTGATATGGCATAGTTTCGTAGTAGAGATTCTATCTAAAGTATTTCCTCTTGTTCCATGTCAACGAACTTCAATTTACTCACTTTTCTCGAGATTTCCTCCATAGATGGCAAACAGATCGACCATAGATGACGTTTCGATTTCGATGTCTCTTgtacattttctgtttttcaatttgtgaCACGGGAAATCGATTTCAATTTACAGGGGACATGAAGATACATAGGAAAATGGCTctcgaaaaatttcaattgcgTGCAGCGTGACTCATAGAGTGGGGGAGGGAGAAGCAGCGTCATCTAGTTTTGCTAACTCTAAACCAGTTTCCGCATATTACACTTTTCAGACGTAAaccaaaattgtttttgttaggcttatattttttaagtaaccgtaaaaaatgtttaaacaaATTCATTGCGTAACAGGCAATTGTTTGTGTTTGATGCAGGCAACGTTGCTTgtatcatttcttcttctgctaGATGGCTCCGCTTGTTTCCGGCTCCTCGTGTGACAGAGTGAACTTGAAGTGGATTCTCAgcgaaaatgtgttttttttcccagatGTTGTGCAGAAGATCGTTGTAAATGCAATGAATTAGATTACTTTGCATTAGTATTTCATATAATACGgatttttgtttagattttttaaaatagcgTCAACGTGcctgaaaaatttcattaccTAACGACCGAGAAACCTGAAACCATGGAAATAGCCGAAAAAGAACATTCGAAGAATGAACACTCACAAACTCAGTTATGGCTCTTCTtgaatggtaaaaaaaaaacatctttaCAAATAATGCCACTAGGGATGCTATATAATTCTGACAACAGATTTAGTTTCTTTATTGTTGGCTTAGTTTTGGAAAAAGGGTTATTTTGGtcaacaatttatttttttcacattCATTCTTCAAAATTTAAGTGCTTGTTAAATGCCAAGTTTCTGTTGGGATATTTACACAGTTGCATATACAGAATggaaaagatgaaaatgaaGCTGGACCTGATTTTACACTGCTCTTCTGGGATTTTTCAGCGAATGGGATCTGATATAATCTAACTTTTGGGTATTGTTCAATGTCATATTTTTGTATCAGTATAGATTGAATTACTTTTCTCTTGCAGAGGAACTCCTATCTCTTCTGTGGTATGATCATCAAACCTTAAGGTGGTATTACTGAGGCCTATGTTTCAACCATAACCAAGGTAAATCATAGGTTTTAACATTCTGTGCAATGGTGTGAGTATAAAAGTAAAATGGTAATAGATTgagaacatttaaaaagcCAGTTCTATGACTTGAGATATAACGAATGACGGAAGACGATGACGACTAACAGATCTTTACTACTTCTATGCTGTATTGTTCGATTTCTCCGATGCCGCCATAAATCACTTTACGGCAATGCAATTTTCtatgatcattttttttcccctccagGATAGTACGCCGATCCCTCCTTAAAGTATGAAGATTTGGGATCTCTCTGTACGTGGAAATATCGAAAGATGTTTTCCAAAGCATATAGCGGCGAAAACATGTGGTTAGCTGAAATTAACTGGTAGTATGAGTTAACTGTTGTTCGGCttggaaaaaaatcaaacggaaACAGTGCAAAGGTAGTCGCGAATTCGTGATCCAAAATGAAGAAGGATAAGTCAAAATGTCCAAGTAGGTAATAGAAAGACGTAGAACGAACTTTTTGGCATTGAAGGGTACTGCTGTAAGTTTCCTTTGGTAAGAAAGTTTATTTCATAAAGGATAAatgacaaaagaaacgaagtgGCCACACAACCTAACCGGCCTCCCTTGAAATCGTTATTTAACAATATCGTTAGGAAAGCAGTGAGTataagaaagaagagaaagtaAACAGGAATTGTTTACAGACGCAATTCAATATGTAATTAGACAAAACGTAATCGAAAGCGGAAAGCTCAAAAGATGACGGTAGCATTTTGGAGGTTTTAATTTTGTTACATGTTATATACCAATAGATGGCAGTGTATTGGAGACAATTTCGTTGGAGGCCCTGTGATTTACGTCGTGTTCACAACGTGCTGCCATCAGCGGCACAATTTTAATACTTATTACAAgctacaagcagacgactaaTGACAGTGGCAGAAAATGGTAACTTAGTATAAGAGTCAAATCATTTCACCTGTTAAGTATATCGTACGCATTATTTGACATAAGCGTCTACCAGTGTTTTCCTGATTACCTAATTTTTTAAGTTCTTTCAAGCTATTATACTGGGAATCTGCATGGAGTAAAAAAATAGCGTAGCAATTAGATATTCACAATGAAACGGTTTCATTCGTAATTTTACAGGATGTTCATAGGTTTCATGAATTCATAGGTTTCATTCATTGAAACCTGATGTTCATAGGTTTCATGAATTCATAGGTTTCATTCATTGAAACCTATGAACATCCTGTAAAATTGTTTTCAGTATGCAGCATCTATTACCTAACACTTCGAATTCAGTGCGCATACTGATATTAAGGTATAAGCAAATATTTATTTCCATTCATATGTAAACATAGTTTAGAATGGtatcaactgttttttttttttatgaactgACCAGAATATCAAGGATGTTGGTTGAACTGGGTAACAAAATGTGGAAGGAGAAGTACATGTATTTGATGAAAAATGGTAATTGAAGAAAAGATAATCTAAATGCAGGGCCTGGAAAGGTGGTTTGCATATACCGTTTCATTTGTATACCTTTTCTGAAGGAAAGCATATTAGAAATATGAGAAGAAATTCCCACATTATCCAGTTTGTTGTATGACAATTTTAATTGTGTTACACTGCAACAATAGTGCATAATTAATGGGAGTATTAGCATTTTATTTCCAGTTATCTGTGATCGTATGGAAGACATTAAACTTGTTTTGGAGTTATTGTGATACCATTCATTTGCAGTAATTGGAACTTGTTCCTTGTTTATTGAGGTATGCTCTGTAGTTTTGACAATTGACAATGTCACAAAGAGATTGGGTTTTATATCCTGGACTGTTATTCCACTAAGGATGTCTTAGACAATTGAATGTTCGATTGGTGATTGAGAAATTATGAGTTCATTGCATAAAATCACAGAATATATTATAACCAAAGAAACCATGAGTGCTTATGTTCCATTTCCACAAGAAAACATGGCTATGAATTTCCAAAATGATCGAAAAACACATGTTGAAAGAAGATTGAATAGTTTCACCCTGGAATCTCCAACACGAACATCTACCTATCATTATtctgtaaaattctaatgacaAGATGTCTAAGAATTTTAGTTACAGTTCTATTTATAATCTCAGATGAACTTACCAATATTGTTAAACAGGTTTAGGAGTTCTATGTATGTTTTACTTTGATGGCTTAAATCAATTCTATTTGTATATACttatattttatgtttacTTATATATATTGTATTAGCAAATCTAATTTCGAACGCCAGGGGTTTCAGTATCAATTTTCGGAGCTGAGAGCATAATGCAATATGACGTCTCAAACATTCACAGATATGGCAATCCGCTTTACccacaaaaaattaaaaatattggccatgtttttctgttttactgctatcgccatctactggtcacgtttctagttaattttctacatacactgaccgaaaaaaaaaacattttaagcccgacttttctcggtcgggcttaaaattattattgggGTTACTATAtaggtttttgaaaaacgaaaaaaagaacaggaaaagtcgggcttatttttttgtcgggaTTAATTTTAAAACCTGGCCGAACTTTATTTCCTTTCCCAAGTCAAAATTACTGATTTTACGTCATCGTAGTTAAATGCTAAATCCACATCACGTATTATTGgggaaatatctaggttttgcaaagaaataaaagtaataataaaagtcGGGCATATTTTAAAACCTGACCAAACTGtatttccactagatggcgctgcaGATTCATCAGCCTCTAGCGTCTGAAATCGAACTActgtaattttttgttgtcatgtgattctcattgtttactttgtttttacgttgacaacgtgtatttgagtttccatcgtctgaacggtatcgttatttctgttttttttttgttgcttttacCTCCACCCTTATTATCGATGTGCAAATATTGCACTGCTTCGTTACCTAAACGAAATGTCAGCCGTTGCACTTGGGCTTAGAATGAGGTAATATTAATATACTTTTGGAGAACCAGGTttcatgttgtatcattctggGTAAAGCCAGTGTTATCAGCAGAACTGTGCATGATATTTGGTGAAAATTGATGGTTTTTGTATTAACAACCTAAAGCCAATTTTCAGGATTATTAAGATAATTAATTACTacttttttacatttgaaacatGTTAATCTTATTCTGCTTTATTAGTAAACATATCCAGTAATGTAGTTGTAAGTAACAGATGAGTTCTGTTGTGTACTCTGCACATAACATGGTTTGTTGcatgattttattactttACGAATCAATTGTAAATTATTTAGGAATTTAAATGCAGATGTTCATGCCTGGGTGTTAAtgcaaaaactttt from Daphnia carinata strain CSIRO-1 chromosome 6, CSIRO_AGI_Dcar_HiC_V3, whole genome shotgun sequence harbors:
- the LOC130689508 gene encoding uncharacterized protein LOC130689508, translated to MAKLGLFLFIVALSNQTSLACNDDKDEQLPGTWRELNDYWLRALSFPSFLLEPAISYQGRSSLNRANSNTKPFKNYFIKKNADGKASGRFAFGGLKASLINTGLFNNRFTPANTFRPLQGLGKQSPVVLNPNFDNLLTTFDGCTAPNGESGICAPGNICSLFGGRPSGSCILGKVCCINVVPSCGGTATLNNTYWQSPAILSAPSTCTLTVKLDATFVEQKKPICQLRLDFVSFTTSQPTAGTCTDTFQVSGSTNIAPIICGDNDGQHMYLDVPSSLNGPTNVRLMFNFAAGSGNSPRTWNIKIAMLPCGANYLAPRDCLQYYTSATGIIKSFNWRDIAEVATRQLNSQNYNICFRTEEMDKQIASRMCLMPCTITNGGDAFSITSVPGNLANSAVGTTGPNPIPPPVATVAVCLYDFLLIAQGTDPITGLVADRFCGNQLNPIPNGAAVSVTVCTRIQPFKLTYQTDNTEGAVFANNQGIIIPAFGDAGNVGFCLDFQQRIN
- the LOC130689659 gene encoding uncharacterized protein LOC130689659; amino-acid sequence: MLKLNLILFVLLAFTNLSRACDDTSRDEQFATVRQDSDEYWASAYGYTPNTFDSRYYQQNPFVPPEPVVPYQGRSRLNRPKFNIEPFKAYVSNYNDDYENQAQGRFALGGLKASLINTGLFNNRFTPANTFRPFQGLGTRSPVVLNPEFENPISTFDGCTSPNGESGICAPGNICSLFGGRPSGACVLGKVCCINAITACGGTVTLNNTYWQSPATISAPTTCSLSIKLDAKFVEQKRPICQLRLDFISFTTAQPVAGTCADTFQVGGSTNRVPVICGDNNGQHIYLDVPSSAAKATDVQLMFNFAAGTGTIPRSWNIKIAMLPCGASYLAPKDCLQYYMSSTGVVRSFNWRDTPGPATRQLNNQDYNICFRTEEIDKQLSNQVCFSTCTVTNGGDAFSLTTRPPAAAPGNPLAPTPAEIAAAAAAALLSAVGATNNAGTQALCLYDFLLIAGGFNPATGLAADRYCGNQLDPIPGGNAASVTVCTRIRPFMLSYRTDGTEAAIAANAPLAIIAAAADAPDNVGFCLDFQHRTN